One window of the Colletotrichum destructivum chromosome 6, complete sequence genome contains the following:
- a CDS encoding Putative increased loss of mitochondrial DNA protein: MALISAKTIITSLSLFHITLAYFFLTSPVTIADQALVYVLGESMGMPYARSFENKSPALAFLAAVLAMLGFSDLVTLSMPEEVWLIYYWGTQAPVRLFLSMTFVIYTFLFGPSSPLYGSPTRGGNRFAHPSAHVTNPRYTPSTWGGDGLKNRVFLTFAFLEMMCWFWAWMTLREEQEQFQRKQRKRRDSE, from the exons ATGGCGCTCATCTCCGCAAAAACGATCAtcacctccctctccctcttccacATCACCCTCGCCTACTTCTTCCTCACGAGTCCGGTCACCATCGCCGATCAGGCCCTGGTGTACGTGCTGGGCGAGTCTATGGGCATG CCGTATGCGCGAAGTTTCGAAAACAAGTCacccgccctcgccttcctcgccgccgttctcgcCATGCTAGGCTTTAGCGACCTCGTCACACTTAGTATGCCCGAGGAGGTCTGGCTCATTTACTATTGGGGAACCCAGG CTCccgtccgcctcttcctATCCATGACGTTTGTCATATACACCTTTCTCTTCGGCCCCTCGTCGCCCCTCTACGGCAGCCCGACCCGCGGCGGCAACCGCTTCGCCCACCCCTCAGCACATGTGACCAACCCGCGCTATACGCCCTCAACAtggggcggcgacggcctcaaGAACCGCGTTTTCCTGACCTTTGCCTTCCTCGAGATGATGTGCTGGTTTTGGGCGTGGATGACGCTGCGCGAGGAGCAAGAGCAGTTTCAGAGGAAgcagagaaagaggagggacAGCGAGTAG
- a CDS encoding Putative auxiliary Activity family 9, with amino-acid sequence MRFSFTAAALSALVGYSAAHTLTLDLYVNGKPTGDGDGRAIGGNGAKKYIRSPPNNNPVKDITSPDIVCNVNGAKALTDFVPVAAGDDVSVEWYHNTPGDDIIDLSHKGPVSTWIAPYTEGAGTGPIWTKIGEHAYENGKWAVETLVANKGVSDPVTIPKSLKAGKYLIRQEIIAHHESDTTYDVNPARGAQFYPACIQVEVTGTGSEVPPQNFDFQTGYTYADPGIHYNLYSADATTYKAPGPEVWTGGAGSGSGSAPAPAPSSAAPVPTTTAAPIASSAAAQPTTLATSVASAAPVASSSSAAAPVATPTKAPSAGCKRRRSRKARRSAH; translated from the coding sequence ATGCGTTTCTCTTTCACCGCTGCCGCTCTctccgccctcgtcggctaCTCTGCCGCCCACACCCTTACTCTCGACCTCTacgtcaacggcaagcctaccggcgatggtgacggtcgtgccatcggcggcaacggcgccaaGAAGTACATTCGCAGCCCTCCTAACAACAACCCCGTGAAGGACATCACCAGCCCCGACATCGTCTGCAACGTCAACGGTGCCAAGGCCCTCACGGACTTCGTCCCCGTCGCTGCTGGTGACGACGTCAGCGTCGAGTGGTACCACAACACCCCCGGCGACGATATCATCGACCTCTCCCACAAGGGACCCGTCAGCACCTGGATCGCCCCCTAcaccgagggcgccggcacTGGCCCCATCTGGACCAAGATTGGCGAGCATGCCTACGAGAACGGCAAGTGGGCTGTTGAGACTCTCGTTGCCAACAAGGGTGTCTCCGATCCCGTCACTATCCCCAAGTCCCTGAAGGCCGGCAAGTACCTCATCCGCCAGGAGATCATTGCCCACCACGAGTCCGACACCACCTACGATGTCAACCCCGCCCGCGGCGCCCAGTTCTACCCCGCCTGCATCCAGGTCGAGGTCACCGGTACCGGCTCTGAGGTTCCTCCCCAGAACTTCGACTTCCAGACCGGCTACACCTACGCCGACCCCGGCATCCACTACAACCTGTACAGTGCTGATGCCACCACCTACAAGGCCCCCGGCCCTGAGGTCTGGACCGGTGGtgccggctccggctccggctccgccCCTGCGCCTGCCCCGTCTTCTGCTGCCCCCGTTCCTACCACCACCGCTGCCCCCATCGCCTCCAGCGCCGCTGCCCAGCCTACCACTCTGGCTACCTCTGTTGCCTCGGCTGCCCCCGTcgccagctccagctccgcTGCTGCCCCCGTCGCCACTCCCACCAAGGCCCCCAGCGCCGGCTGCAAgcgccgccgctcccgcAAGGCCCGCCGCTCTGCTCACTAA
- a CDS encoding Putative terpenoid cyclases/protein prenyltransferase alpha-alpha toroid, whose product MTADATMPLEKARHIKYWQRCHKTFLPHQYTSNDSSRIALSFFIIAALDILSPPEPSKENPHLLTAADRVAARNFVLSLYNTGGGFCGSPTHALPTELYADWDIEEGTARTRNSSSANLASTYFALLSLAIIADGHEAATSAFAGVDRVMTLRWLKRLQRPDGSFGELVLDDGSIEGGNDMRLCCLAATIRWALRGDTKKGDDDWVEDIDVDALVRYIRQGQTYDGGLAQSSHQNESHAGYAWCAVSALVLLDRPPTQGAIPAIPHRSEILHQGIPDVSLLVKFLAYRQFEYLEREDDSDDTATDNFLLPYSLNDLSLDPNLRLVGFNGRCNKVADTCYCWWVGGTLQMLGHVDLIDTEPSRRFIMDKTQHLIGGFSKYPGAPPDIYHGFLGLAALAVMGDSALKPFDASVCATQETVDKIVAAREGLRDATKAGRR is encoded by the exons ATGACAGCCGATGCCACGATGCCGCTCGAAAAGGCGCGCCACATCAAGTACTGGCAGCGTTGCCACAAGACCTTCCTCCCGCACCAGTACACTTCCAACGACAGCTCGCGCATCGCCCTAAGCTTCTTCATTATCGCCGCTCTCGACATCCTCTCTCCGCCTGAGCCCTCCAAAGAGAACCCTCATCTCCTCACGGCCGCCGATCGAGTCGCCGCGCGGAACTTCGTTTTAAGCCTCTACAACACTGGCGGTGGCTTCTGTGGCTCGCCAACCCACGCCCTACCTACCGAGCTATATGCAGACTGGGACATTGAGGAGGGCACGGCCCGGACGAGAAACTCGAGTTCGGCAAACCTGGCGTCGACGTATTTTGCGCTCTTGAGCTTGGCCATCATCGCAGACGGGCATGAGGCGGCAACGAGTGCCTTTGCGGGCGTGGACAGGGTTATGACGTTGCGGTGGCTCAAGCGTTTACAGCGTCCGGATGGGAGCTTCGGAGAGCTCGTCCTGGACGACGGGAGCATAGAAGGCGGCAATGACATGCGGCTGTGCTGCCTGGCTGCCACCATACGGTGGGCACTGCGGGGCGATACCAAGAAGGGAGACGACGACTGGGTCGAGGACATCGACGTTGATGCGCTGGTCAGGTACATCCGCCAGGGCCAAACCTACGACGGCGGGCTCGCGCAGAGCTCCCACCAGAACGAATCCCACG CCGGCTACGCGTGGTGCGCGGTAAgcgccctcgtccttctcgatcgGCCCCCCACCCAAGGTGCTATTCCTGCTATTCCTCACCGCAGCGAGATCCTCCACCAGGGCATTCCAGACGTGTCGTTGCTGGTCAAGTTTCTCGCCTACCGCCAGTTTGAATATCTCGAACGAGAGGACGACTCGGATGACACCGCCACCGACAACTTTTTATTGCCCTACTCGCTGAACGATCTCTCGCTGGACCCCAACCTGCGTCTTGTGGGTTTCAACGGGAGATGTAACAAGGTGGCGGATACCTGCTATTGTTGGTGGGTTGGAGGGACTTTGCAG ATGCTGGGTCACGTCGACCTCATCGACACCGAGCCGTCACGCCGTTTTATCATGGACAAGACACAACACCTCATCGGCGGCTTCTCCAAGTACCCTGGCGCCCCGCCCGACATTTATCACGGCTTTCTAGGCCTAGCCGCGCTTGCCGTCATGGGTGATTCGGCCCTCAAGCCGTTTGATGCATCCGTGTGCGCGACACAGGAAACTGTCGACAAGATTGTGGCCGCGAGGGAGGGGCTCAGGGACGCAACCAAAGCGGGGCGGCGTTAA
- a CDS encoding Putative extradiol ring-cleavage dioxygenase, class III enzyme, subunit B, translating into MTLKINSSSSLSTLCRTLHFPKSILAHTRKFRIPVPTMTRGAVVCIAHGGGPMPVLGDPGHASITASLKTRVPKILKLGTPEAPRAIVVVTAHWSEGRPTISSGERHDLYYDYGGFPREAYSLKYPAPGSPSIAQELKQALEKEGLSPALDSRRGWDHGVFIPLLLINPAANIPVIQLSVLASEDPDEHFRMGRALSALRDSNVAILGSGFASLHNLGKMRSLFMGDPAAAKKLAKQVSEWNSELTDAVAKERRNDREKALSGWRKFSHSYDMHPPHGGEHFMPLLVCAGAAEDEVANVYQDEFHGMDIKTYYWGDVRV; encoded by the exons ATGACACTAAAGATAAACTCGTCATCGAGCTTATCTACACTGTGCCGAACATTGCATTTCCCCAAATCTATCTTGGCACATACTCGAAAGTTTAGAATACCAGTCCCCACAATGACTCGGGGTGCAGTTGTGTGTATTGCTCACGGCGGAG GCCCAATGCCCGTACTTGGAGACCCTGGCCACGCTTCCATCACGGCTTCACTAAAGACTCGTGTGCCCAAGATCCTCAAGCTTGGCACTCCAGAGGCTCCGCGAGCGATTGTGGTCGTGACAGCACACTGGTCCGAAGGCAGACCCACTATTTCATCCGGAGAGCGCCATGACCTCTACTACGACTACGGCGGTTTCCCGCGAGAGGCGTATTCGCTCAAATACCCTGCGCCCGGATCACCCAGTATCGCACAGGAGCTGAAGCAGGCTCTCGAAAAGGAGGGTCTCTCACCGGCACTGGACTCACGGCGAG GCTGGGACCACGGCGTCTTCATTCCACTTCTCCTCATCAATCCCGCCGCCAACATTCCTGTCATTCAGCTTTCCGTGCTCGCCTCGGAGGACCCCGACGAGCATTTCCGCATGGGCCGCGCCCTTTCGGCGCTGCGGGACTCCAACGTCGCCATTCTCGGTTCCGGTTTCGCCTCGCTCCACAACCTGGGCAAGATGCGGTCCTTGTTCATGGGAGATCccgcggcggccaagaagctcgccAAGCAGGTCAGCGAGTGGAACTCGGAACTGACGGATGCCGTGGCGAAGGAGAGGCGCAATGACCGTGAGAAGGCGCTCTCTGGCTGGCGGAAGTTCTCCCACAGCTACGACATGCACCCTCcccacggcggcgagcacTTTATGCCCCTGCTGGTATGCGCCGGtgcggccgaagacgaggttgCCAACGTGTACCAGGATGAGTTCCACGGCATGGATATCAAGACATATTACTGGGGAGATGTACGTGTCTAA
- a CDS encoding Putative serine/threonine-protein kinase, active encodes MQANRGNAEALGRKAKLARSYQELLDEFSNKDLSSVGNYTLGRLIGKGSFGKVYLATHKLTNGSKVVLKSANKGDSNLAREIHHHRQFVHPHIARLYEVIVTENLVWLVLEYCSGDELYNYLLEHGPLPVHKVQKIFAQLVGAVAYVHQQSCVHRDLKLENILFDKHENVKLVDFGFTREYEGKANYLQTFCGTICYSAPEMLKGEKYAGEKVDVWSLGVILYALLCGELPFDDDDDSVTRTKILSEEPRFPEHLPPAAIPLLKSLLSKRPLLRPSLPDILTNPFLAEHAPAQQAILKVQRPAPFSTHLEKETLQRMRSAGVDIDSVIESVLAQRCDALAGWWTLLIEKEQRKVRRRERRRREREAENRSLRRLSAASSRLERIAPVLQEVDEDGGLTNRFIRLEDAPVTPRTRGRSERRSAHYSDFGDLPGLPEHSKENGSPNTEEPPPPIDKDSIRSASTSRNRRPVPPPKEGVIRSARSRGSTLHLVTTSEALATNGTPERPPEQQQKVRKKPSQAIIAHWKNWTHWFLENTRRGRHANKRGSHSTPNLVDKNGSVAGNSSKHSKDTSPRPQTSKYPTTDEAVSQAKAGLPRGVMANGHLNKALPGQRGSGGFNSPMTGAGSTPSHMPSRITTSYKRQSLSPSPMTPRTTMRRSSAGLRGRKSTSSSVSSIRSMPHHHHSHSKASSTSSNGSVSTSMSKNTLQRGQSPHHSVKVLPATPTNTAFPSNIRLVRGPGPPAPLALFNEGMPPPPISGMQAPGSPNPFSQGGGIQFAKRKRNIFKGPMLAFGGGGGASAGAGGGSATRSTGSSHSRSASASGIGRRSGEVTIQEEEEGEEAEEEIEEVDAFSPVVGGPGERIEEQIIEDGETEAVGGQAKVDTDDVPVTPKAKVPPADA; translated from the exons ATGCAGGCGAACAGAGGGAATGCCGAGGCCCTGGGTCGAAAGGCCAAG CTTGCTCGCTCGTACCAGGAGCTTCTTGA TGAATTCTCCAACAAAGATCTCAGCTCCGTCGGCAACTACACGCTCGGTCGCCTCATCGGAAAAGGTTCATTCGGGAAAGTCTACCTAGCCACTCACAAGCTCACCAATGGCTCCAAA GTCGTACTCAAGTCCGCGAACAAGGGCGATTCGAACCTCGCGCGAGAgatccaccaccaccggcagTTCGTCCATCCCCATATCGCCCGGTTGTACGAGGTCATAGTCACGGAAAATCTGGTGTGGCTGGTATTGGAATACTGCTCTG GTGATGAGCTCTACAATTACCTCCTCGAACATGGCCCCTTGCCCGTACACAAAGTCCAAAAGATTTTTGCGCAGCtcgttggcgccgtcgcATACGTACACCAACAATCTTGCGTTCACCGCGACTTGAAACTCGAAAACATTCTCTTCGATAAACATGAAAACGTTAAATTGGTGGACTTTGGCTTCACGAGGGAATACGAGGGCAAGGCCAACTACTTGCAGACATTTTGCGGCACCATATGCTACTCGGCGCCAGAGATGCTCAAGGGCGAGAAATACGCCGGGGAAAAAGTCGACGTTTGGAGCCTGGGTGTCATTCTCTACGCTCTGCTATGCGGAGAGTTGCCattcgacgacgatgacgacagcGTCACACGAACGAAGATTCTCAGCGAAGAACCCAGATTTCCCGAACATCTGCCGCCTGCCGCCATTCCCTTGCTCAAATCGCTCCTCTCAAAGCGGCCTCTGCTTCGACCTTCGCTCCCCGACATACTCACAAATCCGTTTCTCGCCGAGCATGCGCCGGCACAGCAGGCCATCTTGAAAGTGCAGAGGCCCGCACCGTTCTCCACTCATTTAGAAAAGGAGACTCTTCAGCGTATGCGGAGCGCAGGCGTTGACATCGACTCGGTCATAGAAAGTGTTCTGGCCCAGCGATGCGATGCCTTAGCTGGCTGGTGGACCCTCCTCATCGAAAAGGAGCAGCGCAAAGTTCgcaggagggagaggagacgTCGCGAACGAGAGGCTGAGAACAGAAGTCTGCGCCGTCTATCTGCCGCGTCAAGCAGACTCGAGCGGATAGCACCGGTGCTGcaggaggtcgacgaggatggcggaCTGACAAACCGTTTCATCAGGCTCGAAGACGCGCCGGTAACCCCGAGGACAAGGGGCCGGTCCGAGAGAAGAAGCGCTCACTACTCGGATTTCGGGGATTTGCCAGGGCTTCCGGAACATAGCAAGGAGAACGGAAGCCCAAACACGGAGGAGCCACCGCCTCCCATTGACAAGGACTCGATCCGGTCTGCCAGTACGTCTAGAAACCGTCGTCCGGTTCCGCCTCCCAAGGAGGGCGTGATCCGCAGCGCGAGATCGCGGGGTTCGACCTTGCACCTAGTGACCACCTCGGAAGCTTTGGCGACTAACGGAACGCCAGAGCGACCCCCCGAACAGCAACAAAAAGTGCGGAAGAAGCCCTCCCAGGCTATCATTGCCCACTGGAAGAATTGGACGCACTGGTTCCTCGAAAACACTCGTAGGGGGAGGCATGCCAATAAGAGAGGCAGCCACTCGACACCCAACCTGGTCGATAAAAACGGCAGTGTCGCCGGCAACAGTAGCAAGCACTCGAAAGACACCAGTCCTCGGCCGCAAACGAGCAAGTATCCAAcgacggacgaggccgtgTCGCAAGCCAAAGCTGGCCTGCCTCGCGGAGTCATGGCTAATGGCCACCTGAACAAGGCACTGCCAGGACAGAGAGGGTCTGGCGGGTTCAATAGCCCGATGACAGGAGCAGGTTCGACACCGTCGCATATGCCTTCTCGGATAACGACGTCGTATAAACGGCAGTCCTTGTCGCCATCTCCCATGACCCCTCGAACAACCATGAGGCGCTCCTCGGCAGGACTGAGGGGCCGGAAATCCACTTCTTCATCAGTCTCGTCTATTCGCTCAATgccccatcaccatcactcCCACTCCAAGGCTTCGTCAACAAGCTCCAACGGCTCCGTGTCGACATCAATGTCCAAAAACACTCTGCAGCGCGGACAGTCACCTCACCATTCTGTCAAGGTTCTTCCCGCCACCCCGACCAACACAGCGTTCCCGTCCAACATCCGCCTTGTCCGGGGACCGGGGCCTCCGGCTCCTCTTGCCCTGTTCAACGAGGGCATGCCCCCACCACCAATTTCGGGAATGCAGGCTCCGGGCTCGCCGAATCCTTTTTcgcaaggaggagggattcAGTTTGCGAAAAGGAAACGGAACATCTTCAAGGGGCCGATGCTGGCtttcggcggtggcgggggcGCCAGtgcaggcgcaggcggaGGCAGCGCTACCCGAAGCACAGGGTCCAGCCACTCGCGGAGTGCAAGTGCTTCCGGCATCGGGCGTCGGTCCGGCGAAGTGACGatacaagaagaagaggaaggcgaagaggCTGAAGAAGAGATCGAGGAAGTCGATGCCTTTAGTCCCGTTGTCGGAGGACCGGGTGAGCGCATTGAAGAACAGATCATTGAAGATGGCGAGACAGAGGCCGTGGGAGGCCAAGCCAAAGTAGACACGGATGATGTCCCGGTGACGCCAAAGGCCAAGGTCCCACCAGCTGACGCATGA
- a CDS encoding Putative cysteine alpha-hairpin motif superfamily produces MSTGNPQQPTTGVSEKVDESYAESKAKFENKAKSEYFDPCQELAQKSIKCLHRNGGDKTMCGDYFQAYRDCKKAWLDRRKEERKKNGAWW; encoded by the exons ATGTCTACCGGCAACCCGCAACAGCCTACCACGGGCGTGTCGGAAAAGGTTGACGAATCCTACGCCGAGAGTAAGGCCAAGTTCGAAAA caaagcgAAGAGCGAGTACTTTGATCCTTGCCAGGAACTTGCCCAGAAGAGCATCAAGTGCCTGCACAGAAACGGTGGCGATAAAACCATGTGTGGCGACTATTTCCA GGCCTATAGAGACTGCAAAAAGGCCTGG CTCGACAGACgaaaagaagagaggaagaagaacggcGCCTGGTGGTAA
- a CDS encoding Putative N-alpha-acetyltransferase 25, NatB auxiliary subunit → MSWNRPQLRSGTDLQLQSAFNDGQWANVIRLAEKRFRTFNDHYFEAVKICAESHLESPLDKASPLIAVQKLAEDPSAVRDADSLELLEWASEGFMEGQDFAATFGPLKLRYVKANPKDKNGGTRCLESCLLHWDLVSAQQIAAVLDRSFPQERSFMFWNIAITHLLATSDQCPAGKKQLYGMLALKQMQRAAQFAEQRGTEKNGEVSDRAIKTEEEILLFYRILEAHGSDAEWDTALKGSTLNPVYQFKAGRKDLLMQTIEVLERKGKWSTVYDLCKECLSATDEKGQLSLLACDWAVWKKFLNAAGRTGEAQEASAELSGLINRFLAQENVRSIYKRNIRLAKVEMTFRFSRPTQSKSEAESDKFEELCRYIDIECESPACFDDVRGFAERLSPREIKDLAYHYVVRLAEEINDTAKSASVKALAFKLQYLGISSSKSVIRVSNEDPKKPNDWKCVVCVNVNKAAICTTCLQNLLGSTLTLYSTLIKSSEISPSLDCIPELAILAATCCIRLSGAHQRGADNPTTPTKSGQTDRLLQAALLIEDQLTRTPKHTRLTLILARIYLVLGCASRAREVWDTADVKRTIIDSLGPYFFDRLSSIAPTLVLPPNRPERGLMQGLKAHYSTSLKLRMPRRLADAFEAESYTAILDIPSYIERLRSSCTLVMGYVEESRSARALGIRNDSIFDEPAIEEITDDSVLSEVIDYGSVPNLEASTSRPIYDVLRLGPDPSNVRSHLALAAERYFEILSFKPASSYKVVNVAQTAVAEQAFVLDSLQRLGNSLNRFLHARGKNLTQHEETYYGIISLLTTLIPLAVTASRSPSPPQLLSSIASGINCGLEVLRAHSLSTLADEEKSRALLMLSSLHGLFILRDAAAAVKLATSHIVAFNEREKERDRSGQSNVPKEVLTQVRALEAAAGAAMAEGKARVALLKKESDGLSAKLSFWTFEADPEDKLAKQIHDAARPHVSVWSQRVADSWRTNIKGWELVRWE, encoded by the exons ATGTCCTGGAACCGGCCTCAGCTGAGGAGCGGCACCGATCTGCAGCTGCAGTCGGCCTTCAACGACGGACAATGGGCCAACGTCATCCGTCTTGCCGAAAAGCGTTTTCGGACCTTCAACGACCACTACTTTGAG GCTGTGAAAATATGTGCCGAGAGTCATCTGGAGTCGCCTTTGGACAAGGCATCACCTCTCATTGCGGTTCAGAAGCTCGCTGAGGACCCGTCTGCCGTGAGAGATGCCGACTCGCTCGAGTTGCTTGAGTGGGCGTCTGAGGGTTTCATGGAGGGCCAAGATTTTGCGGCGACCTTTGGACCCCTGAAGCTGCGCTATGTCAAGGCGAACCCTAAAGATAAGAATGGCGGGACAAGATGCCTTGAGTCCTGCCTGTTGCACTGGGACTTGGTTAGCGCACAACAG ATTGCCGCAGTTCTCGACAGGTCGTTCCCTCAAGAAAGAAGCTTCATGTTTTGGAACATTGCCATCACACATCTTCTAGCG ACCAGCGACCAGTGCCCCGCCGGCAAGAAGCAGCTTTACGGCATGCTCGCCTTGAAGCAGATGCAGCGCGCTGCCCAGTTCGCGGAACAA CGCGGCACAGAGAAGAACGGCGAAGTCTCCGATCGAGCGATCAAGACGGAGGAAGAAATACTTCTCTTTTATCGCATTCTCGAGGCTCACGGCTCTGATGCAGAGTGGGATACGGCCCTCAAGGGTTCAACGCTCAATCCGGTCTACCAGTTCAAGGCCGGCCGTAAGGATCTCTTGATGCAGACAATTGAGGTACTTGAGCGAAAGGGAAAATGGAGCACGGTATACGACCTTTGCAAAGAATGCCTTTCGGCTACGGATGAAAAGGGCCAGCTGAGCCTCCTCGCATGCGACTGGGCGGTTTGGAAGAAGTTTCTTAATGCCGCTGGCCGTACGGGAGAGGCTCAAGA GGCATCGGCCGAGCTTTCGGGGCTGATCAATCGGTTCTTGGCACAAGAGAACGTCCGCTCGATTTACAAGCGCAACATCCGActggccaaggtcgagatgACCTTCCGATTCTCGCGACCCACGCAGTCAAAATCAGAGGCCGAGTCTGACAAGTTTGAAGAGCTGTGTCGGTACATCGATATTGAGTGCGAGTCACCTGCTTGTTTCGACGACGTCAGGGGCTTTGCTGAGCGCCTCTCACCCCGCGAGATCAAGGATCTTGCTTACCACTACGTCGTCCGGCTGGCAGAAGAGATCAACGATACTGCCAAGTCAGCATCTGTCAAGGCGTTAGCTTTCAAGCTGCAGTACCTTGGTATATCTTCGTCCAAATCCGTCATCCGTGTCTCCAACGAGGACCCCAAGAAGCCAAATGACTGGAAGTGTGTTGTATGCGTAAATGTCAACAAGGCAGCCATCTGCACGACCTGTTTGCAGAACTTGCTGGGGTCTACATTGACTCTTTACTCCACCCTCATCAAATCTTCTGAAATCAGCCCATCCCTCGACTGCATACCGGAGCTTGCTATTCTTGCAGCAACATGCTGCATCAGACTGAGCGGTGCACACCAACGCGGCGCCGATAACCCTACCACGCCGACGAAGAGCGGCCAGACTGATCGCCTTCTTCAGGCTGCACTTCTTATCGAGGATCAACTCACCAGAACTCCGAAGCATACCAGACTGACATTAATTTTGGCGCGCATCTATCTCGTGCTTGGTTGTGCATCTCGGGCTCGTGAGGTGTGGGACACGGCAGACGTAAAGCGCACCATTATAGATTCGCTTGGCCCCTATTTCTTCGATCGATTGTCCAGTATTGCTCCTACTCTGGTCCTTCCGCCGAACAGACCCGAGAGAGGTTTGATGCAGGGCCTCAAGGCACACTACAGCACGTCGCTCAAGCTGAGAATGCCCAGAAGGTTAGCCGATGCCTTTGAGGCCGAGAGCTACACTGCAATCCTCGACATTCCCAGTTACATCGAGCGTCTGAGATCGAGTTGCACACTAGTCATGGGCTACGTCGAGGAATCTCGATCTGCTCGAGCGCTTGGCATTCGTAACGACTCGATCTTCGACGAGCCAGCGATTG AGGAAATCACTGACGACTCCGTGTTGAGCGAAGTCATCGACTACGGATCCGTTCCCAACCTGGAagcgtcgacgagccgtCCCATCTATGATGTCCTGCGGCTTGGTCCTGACCCGTCG AACGTCCGCTCACACTTGGCTCTTGCAGCAGAGAGATATTTTGAGATACTGTCTTTTAAGCCCGCATCGTCGTACAAAGTAGTCAACGTTGCTCAGACGGCGGTAGCGGAGCAGGCCTTTGTCCTCGATTCACTCCAGAGGCTCGGCAACTCCCTCAACAGATTCCTGCACGCCCGAGGAAAGAATCTCACCCAGCACGAAGAGACATATTACGGCATCATCTCCCTACTTACGACTTTGATTCCTCTCGCTGTCACCGCCAGCAGAAGTCCGTCACCCCCTCAGCTTCTGTCGAGCATCGCCTCAGGCATCAATTGCGGCCTCGAAGTTCTTCGCGCACACTCTCTGTCGACGCTAGCCGACGAGGAAAAATCCAGGGCACTGCTGATGCTAAGCTCGCTGCACGGTCTTTTCATTCTACGCGAtgcggccgcggccgtgaAACTGGCTACATCCCACATTGTGGCGTTCAACGAgcgggagaaggagagagaccGTTCTGGTCAGAGTAATGTGCCCAAAGAAGTCTTAACTCAGGTCAGAGCTTTGGAGGCTGCGGCgggcgccgccatggcgGAAGGGAAGGCACGGGTTGCTCTTCTGAAGAAGGAAAGCGACGGCTTGAGCGCCAAGCTGAGCTTCTGGACATTTGAGGCGGATCCGGAAGACAAGTTGGCGAAGCAGATCCACGATGCTGCCAGGCCGCATGTTAGCGTTTGGTCACAGAGAGTGGCCGACAGCTGGCGGACGAATATCAAGGGCTGGGAGCTGGTACGGTGGGAGTAG